The window TTTTTGAACGTATCTATCAAATCCGCTCTCTCCTAAGCCCGATCGAATACCTCGATTTGGAACGATACCCGTATGCTTCCGAATCGCTGTGTATCCTCATCAATGTCATCATCGATCACGATGCGGCGATTATCGAGAAGATGAACCGTCCGACGTTTTTGGGAACTAACAGATACATGTATTTAGGGAACAACGCCGCTGAACAGCTGGGGATTATCTCACGCGACGCGGATGAGATGACACTCCTTAAACTCATCGATAAAACCTCGACGGCGATGGGGAAACGGCTCTTGCGCGAGCGGCTTCTGAACCCTATCTGCGATTCAAAGCTACTCGAAGAGCGCTATGATCTTATCGACAAACTGGGTGATCACATTGCGCCGCTGGAGACCAAGCTCAAAGAGGTGTATGATCTGGAGCGGATTTTGCGACGCCTCAAACTCGGAAAGCTTCACCCGTTCGAAGTTGCATAGTGTTTAAAAGCCCAAAAAACAGGGCTTTTTTGACAATCCGAAGAGGGTGGACTATTTTTATTTTTGAGTCTTATTCTGTATCTTAAAGCCATAAAATAGGGCTTTTTGTTGAGATCTAAATTTTTATGAATAATTCTTTTTCTCTTCTTCTAAAAATCAAAGGTGTATAAAAAAGTGTATAAAATTAGAAAAAAAAATCACTATTTTTATAATTTAGATGTATCGTATTATTATAAATTTAATTATAAAAAATCCAATATGAAATATTTATAGAATCAAAAACATAAAAAGTATCATTCCATCTGCAACTGTATCGCTACGAGTAGTTCAATTTTAAGAGTCTAGAAGAGTTTCCTTTACAATCCCGAATCTTTCAGCAATCTCGTAAATAAACCCTTTTCCGATTTGAGGCGTCTTGTGAGAGAGGTCAATTTCATGTAGATACTTCTCAAAATTAGTGTGCTCTGGTTTTTCAATTTTTACCGCCATGAATGAATCGATGATGTCAGGGAGCCTTTTGTCGCTTTGTTGCATCAGCAGTTCTAATACATTGAAATCTGCAAGGATAAGATCATTTTTGTTGCTAGCGAATCCCACTTCTCGGTTAAGCATCTCATACCAATCTGGTAGACCTTCGTAATAAACCAGCATTTTGTAGACTCTCTTATCGCCAAATCTGTCTGAATTCAAAGAAATGTAGCGATTAATGTTTTCTGTGGATATCTCTACTGATTTGACTAGTTTCTCAAATGTTTCCTCGTCAAAATCCCTGAGAAGTCCTAGATTGAAAGGATTTGCCTTGCATTCCACAAACAATAGATACGAATCCGTTTCGAGTATGGCATCCGGTGCATGTTTTTTCCCATTGTAGTAATACTCTTCATCACCATAGACGTCAGGGTTCTCGTCTGGTATTGTCTGCTTGTATTCATTCATAAGCATTCTGGCATATCGCTCTATGGCTGGCCCGACAATCAATCCTTTTGCATTGTTGCCGGCATTAGATAACATTCGATAAAATGTATCCATTTTGAGAAATTCCTGCAATGACTGTAGTGAAGGAAGAAAATATCCCCCTTTATAACGAAGGAGCGGATATGAATAACTGACCTTTGGAATTGCTCTGTCAAAAAGCTCCATTTCTTCATAAGGGTAATATGTACCATTTTTGTTTGTTCTACGGTTAAGGTATTCCTTTACATATTCCTCTCTATCAATAGAAATAGAATTAAAGAATTGATCTATATCTTTACTTGATATTCCAGACTTGGAATTTATTTTATTTACGAATTCATCCTTCGTAAAGTAACTTTTTATTCCAGTATTACCATCACCGATACCAAAAACATAAATATAGAGTATAAAGGAGAGGTGGAGCATTACTGGCAAGCCTACGCCGTATTCCATTGTAAAGGCAGTATTTGATTTCGAATCATTCCCAAAAGTAAGATAAAATCGCCGCATATCTGGCATAGGGTTGCGCTGTATCCTCATCTGTTCGCTCGAAATTGAAAGCATCATTGTTGCAATTGGCTCCAACACGGATGTCTCTCTGGCTGCACTAAAAGAGTTGTAGCGGTTGTATATGTCATTTATACTGATTCCATCCCATGTTTGATAAAGTTCATAGTCTAAAAAAACACGTTTGTTGCCAGCGGCATACACAATAGTTTTTTCAATCATATATCCACCAAAGAGTCCTGAAAGAAGTGGCATATTCATAGTATGTCTGGAAAACGATTTTCCAAATTCTTTCTTACAGTGATAGTTTTCAATTTCTCTAAAGAGAGTAATTACAGTTTCAAAATCAAATTCTTTGGTTTTTCGGATTATCCACTTTAGATTATTCTGGTGACTGGTATCCGCATCTATGATGGTGGCTATAAAGGACTCAGCATTCTTTTTTCTTCCTGCGTTATTACTACTATTTGGCTTCATTCTGTACCATTATTATTTAAAAAACTTCTGGAATCATCAATGAATATTTATATTCCGTTTTAGTTCACTGAATTGTGAGAGGCTATCTAAATATTTATCGCTTGTTGCCCCAAAAAAAATGAGTTGGTCATTGTGGACTACACAGGCAACGTTAAAAAAATAATTACGTTCAGTGCTTTCTGCTTTGTATGATGTAGTAGCCATAACATCACCATTCAGATGTTCAAAAGAAGGCTCAATATTATCTACTCCATAGAGAATAGCGCCTTTTTTTATACAACTAACTACACGGTCATTTTTATTCTGATTTATATCACTTGTGTACGAGATAATAAAAGCTGCTGTATGTTCGCCCATTTGGGCATAATACAAAGGTGATTCCTCGCTATTATTTTGATCTTTTTCCAGTTCTTTTTTGAAAAAATCAAATGGCCATAAAATGGATAGATTTTTATTGATAATTACTTCCTTTGGAATTGGATCCCATTTTTCACGTAATAACATATCAATTCGATCTCTTCTGCTGCGCCAATTTTCTTTCGCAATCTCAATAGAATCCAAAGTTATATATGTTAGCTTGCCATCAACAAGCATTGTTTTTCCATCTGAAGCACGCTCTAAAATTGAAAGTGTTTGCTCATAGTTAATTTGCATTTTCTTATTCTTATAATAATCAATAGCGCTTTTGGCTAAATCGTATTGAGGCTTTTTCTTAAGTACACTTTCTCTAGCCGCATCCAAGACAATGATATTTAAATTACTAATCAGTAATGCTTGATTGCGAAAGTCCTCCATTTCTCGTTTGGTCGGTTTAGTTTTGAACTCTTCCCAAAATTCGTTGTGTAATTGTTTGTCGACATATCCTGCTTTCGCAACTTTACTCAAAAGATTAGTTTGCTTTTCTGACAAGGAAAATGCATTTGCACTGATTGTAAAGATCAACATCATCATTAGTCTTAACAGAATAAAGAAGGGATTTTTCATGTTCATTTACCTTAAAATGGAAAAAGTATTTATTTGTAATATTATAGTTTATCATCTATTATTCATTTATATTTGAATTTTTAATAAGAACTCATCATATTGATATCAAGATATCGATTTATCTTTCTAAAATTGAGGGGCACTGCGACAATTCTTCTTAATAATATTTAGATGGGTATAATTTCTCATGCTAATTAATGATTTTATGCCAAATGATATATCCATAGACAGTATTTTGAATGATAACAAGGTACTCGTTACTGAAATGTATTTCAACCTCCAAAAATATTTTGAGGAGAAATACGGAAATGATACTATCGTTATCATGGAACTTGGCACTTTTTTCGAGGTGTATGAAGTCGATAATGATGAAATGCAACTCGGAAAAGCCAAACTCGTTTCTGAACTGCTCAATATACAGCTTACCAGAAAATCAAAACTAATTTTAGAAAATGATGTAAAAAACCCTTTAATGGCTGGAGTGCCAGCGGTTTCATTTGACCGATACCTTGCTAGACTCGTCAGTGAAGATAAATATACAATTGTTATTATCAGACAAAAAGGAACTCCTCCAAAAATTTCACGCTATCTAGATAGAATTATTTCTCCTGGAACTAATTTTGATTTTATCAATGATAATGAATCAAATTACACTACATCTTTGTTAGTTGATGAAAACAATGGAATTTATCTCATTGGATACTCAGCAATTGATATAACTACTGGCAAAACTCTTCTGTATGAAGCACAAGGTAATTTAGACGATAAAACACTTGCTTTTGATGAAGTATTTAGCCTTATGCATGCAAATAAAACGAAAGAAGTTATTATCACTTTCGCCCACAAAGATATCAAACAAGAAGAGGTATTAACATACCTTGAAATTGATGCACATTACACTTATGTAATCAATACCAATCGTCAAAAAATTGCATACCAGAATGAACTTTTCAATAGTGTTTATAAGCCTGAATCACTTTTGACTCCAATAGAATTTCTTGATTTGGAATTCATGCCATTGGTATCAGAATCACTTGCGGTCTTAATAGATTTCATAATTGACCATGATATTAATATTATTCAAAAACTTTCGCATCCGATGATTGTTGATAATAGGTCGATAATGCTGTTGGGGAACAATGCAATTGAACAATTGCAGATTATTTCTAAAGACCCAGATGAAATGACAGTTTATAAACTGATTAACAATACAGCTACTTCGATGGGAAAACGGCTATTACGAGATAGACTTTTACACCCTCAGATTAACAAAGAAGAAATCAGTCGCCGTTATAAACTCTCAGAAAAAATAACGGAACAGCATAAGATACTTTATTCAAAACTCAATAAGATATACGATATCGAACGATTGAGTAGAAGACTAGCATTGATTAAGTTGCATCCGTGCGAACTAAATTACCTCCACGATTCCCTTGTTGCAATTCATGAAATGCATACTATTATCGAGCAACTTCAAGTTTCTACAAATCAATATGAACACACAAAAATTTTAGAATTTATTTCCGACATTCAAAAAACATTTGACTTGGATAAAACAGCTCAGTTCAACTATAACCAGATTGATGACAATATTATCAATGAAGGAATTAGTCCAGAGATTGATGAGTATATTGCACAAAATAATAAACTAATTGATGACCTTGAATTAATAGCTGATGTCTTCCGTGAAGCATTATCAAATGAGTTGGGCAAAGACGTTGCGCAAACGTTTGTAAAGGTAGAACAGACAGATAAAACAGGTTTTTATATAGATATTACTAAATCTCGTTTTATGATTATTGCTGACCAGATTAAAGATAAGAATATCGTGATTGAAGGGCATAGGATATTTTTTGATGAGTTTTATTATAGAACCCAGACTAATAATGTCAAAATTACTAGTCCTATAATTGATGAAATTTCAACAAAATATTTAAGTAATCAAAGCAAAATTGTTTCACTGACTAAAAAGCTTTATCGAGAGTATCTTGGTATTTTTGACCGAAAATATACTCGTATGCTTACAACGCTCAGTGATTTTATTGGCGATTTAGATGTAGCTGTTTCGAATGTGATAACTGCAAAAAAATATAATTATGTCAAACCAAAAATTGTTGATGCAGAGGAAGGGAAAAACTTCTTAGAAATTATTGGTCTTCGGCATCCATTGATTGAAGTTCAGGAAGAACATGGTGTCTTTGTTCCAAATGACATTATCATGGGTGACCCAAGCCTTATTGATAATTCATACAGAGACAATTTACTTTCTACTGCAGCACGAGGAGAAGAAGTAAAGGGAATACTGCTTTACGGTATCAATTCAAGTGGTAAATCATCATTAATGAAAAGTATTGGTATTACAGTTATTATGGCTCAAGCTGGATTATATGTTCCAGCAGAGAAAATGAAATTTTCACTTTTTGAAAGTGTTTTTACTCGAATTGTAAGCAAGGACAATCTCATTAAAGGTATGTCTACATTTGCGGTGGAAATGACAGAACTAAGAAATATTTTTAATAGAATCAATGCTAAATCACTTGTAATAGGGGATGAACTAAGTCATGGCACAGAAACGTTAAGTGGTGTCGCATTGGTTGCAAGTGCTCTTATGAAGCTGAATCGATTGGATTGTCTTCATATATTTGCAACGCATTTACATCAATTAACCGAGCTAAAACAAATTAACGAAATTGCTTCACTTATAAGTATGCACTTATCAGTTTCATATGATTCACAAAATGACTGTTTAATTTATAACCGAACTTTACAGCCTGGGAATGGAAGCACTGTTTATGGGCTTGAATTTGCTAAATCTTTACATATGGACAATGATTTTATCCGTGATGCAGAAGAAATTAGAAAACAACTTGCTAATGAATATTCATCGTTAGAATTGCTATCTAAGAAACAACAGAGTAACTACAATAAAAATGTTTATATGAGCACTTGTATTATTTGTGGTGAAGAAGCTACTGAGACACATCATATTCAAGAACAGAATAGTGCTGATAATGAAGGCTTTATTGGTCATGTCCCTATGAATCACAGATACAATCTCATTCCTCTTTGCCAAGAACATCATAAGATGGTTCATCAGGGTAAGATTATTGAACTCAAATTTGTAACAACGTCTAAAGGCATTCAATTGAATTATGAGAACTCATATTGAAAGAAAAGATGAT of the Sulfuricurvum sp. genome contains:
- a CDS encoding MutS family DNA mismatch repair protein; this encodes MPNDISIDSILNDNKVLVTEMYFNLQKYFEEKYGNDTIVIMELGTFFEVYEVDNDEMQLGKAKLVSELLNIQLTRKSKLILENDVKNPLMAGVPAVSFDRYLARLVSEDKYTIVIIRQKGTPPKISRYLDRIISPGTNFDFINDNESNYTTSLLVDENNGIYLIGYSAIDITTGKTLLYEAQGNLDDKTLAFDEVFSLMHANKTKEVIITFAHKDIKQEEVLTYLEIDAHYTYVINTNRQKIAYQNELFNSVYKPESLLTPIEFLDLEFMPLVSESLAVLIDFIIDHDINIIQKLSHPMIVDNRSIMLLGNNAIEQLQIISKDPDEMTVYKLINNTATSMGKRLLRDRLLHPQINKEEISRRYKLSEKITEQHKILYSKLNKIYDIERLSRRLALIKLHPCELNYLHDSLVAIHEMHTIIEQLQVSTNQYEHTKILEFISDIQKTFDLDKTAQFNYNQIDDNIINEGISPEIDEYIAQNNKLIDDLELIADVFREALSNELGKDVAQTFVKVEQTDKTGFYIDITKSRFMIIADQIKDKNIVIEGHRIFFDEFYYRTQTNNVKITSPIIDEISTKYLSNQSKIVSLTKKLYREYLGIFDRKYTRMLTTLSDFIGDLDVAVSNVITAKKYNYVKPKIVDAEEGKNFLEIIGLRHPLIEVQEEHGVFVPNDIIMGDPSLIDNSYRDNLLSTAARGEEVKGILLYGINSSGKSSLMKSIGITVIMAQAGLYVPAEKMKFSLFESVFTRIVSKDNLIKGMSTFAVEMTELRNIFNRINAKSLVIGDELSHGTETLSGVALVASALMKLNRLDCLHIFATHLHQLTELKQINEIASLISMHLSVSYDSQNDCLIYNRTLQPGNGSTVYGLEFAKSLHMDNDFIRDAEEIRKQLANEYSSLELLSKKQQSNYNKNVYMSTCIICGEEATETHHIQEQNSADNEGFIGHVPMNHRYNLIPLCQEHHKMVHQGKIIELKFVTTSKGIQLNYENSY